A single region of the Borrelia hermsii DAH genome encodes:
- the mutL gene encoding DNA mismatch repair endonuclease MutL, whose amino-acid sequence MNKIKFLDKSLVQKIAAGEAIDRPCSILRELLDNAIDSGADKIEVFIEEGGIRRILITDNGSGISREDLKICYLPHTTSKINEEQDLEKIQTLGFRGEALSSIAICSNLTITSSTTGEDSYQIEVENGTEKYFKKQSAINGTIVDVTNLFHNFPARKRFLKKDSIETKMCLKVFEEKAVTHPGIDFKLNINNELRKVYFKESLIDRVQSVYGEIIDNNKFGKIEAEYENIQMKIFFAPPNFSRKDKRNIKIFVNRRPVEEKNLSEAIIDGHSRILTNRNFPVCYLFLEIDPRYIDFNIHPQKKEVRFFNLPFLPKQIASNINEFFDRGQKEILQDYHNIIIKRQLTNDDHLLHTEDDPTNSDFQAYKITQNEALTLDKPQNNKITNIIEDKVKFESQPPTQKDKPSFKNYIQNIFLKTSTMLNDLQKPIEKHEFKYIGQLFSEFLIVESDNEVYFIDQHALHEKIIYQILIKSEKIIQKLLVPIEFQVDCEDKDKILASELEEYKKIDITVNKIKEQTYQLESIPNICNKYESVIIQFLKTRKSKTIDSLEADLYATIACRQAIKRNDTISSEFSQFLINEFFNLKLKHCPHGRKIYHKISKFELEKNVNRK is encoded by the coding sequence ATGAACAAAATAAAATTTTTAGACAAAAGTCTAGTACAAAAAATAGCAGCAGGAGAAGCCATAGACAGGCCTTGTTCTATTTTAAGAGAATTACTTGACAATGCAATAGATTCTGGAGCGGATAAAATCGAAGTTTTTATTGAAGAAGGTGGTATTCGAAGAATACTAATAACAGATAATGGTAGCGGAATAAGCAGAGAAGACTTAAAAATATGTTACCTACCCCACACTACTTCAAAAATAAATGAAGAACAAGACCTTGAAAAAATCCAAACACTAGGATTTAGAGGAGAAGCTCTCTCAAGCATTGCCATTTGTTCAAATCTCACAATAACAAGTTCAACTACAGGAGAAGACAGCTACCAAATTGAAGTTGAAAATGGAACTGAAAAGTATTTTAAAAAACAATCCGCAATAAATGGAACAATAGTAGATGTTACAAATTTATTTCACAATTTTCCAGCAAGAAAAAGATTCTTAAAAAAAGACTCTATCGAGACAAAAATGTGTTTAAAAGTTTTTGAAGAAAAGGCTGTCACTCATCCTGGTATTGACTTTAAATTAAATATAAACAATGAATTGAGAAAAGTTTACTTTAAAGAAAGCTTAATAGATAGGGTTCAAAGTGTATATGGAGAAATAATAGATAACAATAAATTTGGAAAAATAGAAGCAGAATATGAAAATATACAAATGAAGATCTTTTTTGCTCCACCCAACTTCTCAAGGAAAGACAAACGAAACATAAAAATCTTCGTCAATAGAAGACCTGTTGAAGAGAAAAACCTATCTGAAGCAATAATTGATGGACATAGCAGAATACTAACTAATAGAAATTTTCCAGTATGTTACCTATTCTTAGAAATAGATCCCAGATACATCGATTTCAATATACACCCTCAAAAAAAAGAAGTAAGATTTTTTAACTTGCCATTTCTTCCTAAACAAATTGCAAGCAATATTAATGAATTCTTTGACAGAGGGCAAAAAGAAATTTTACAAGACTACCATAACATAATAATCAAAAGGCAACTAACAAATGATGATCATCTATTACACACTGAGGATGATCCAACAAACTCAGATTTTCAAGCTTATAAAATCACACAAAACGAAGCATTAACTTTAGACAAGCCTCAAAACAATAAAATAACAAACATAATAGAAGACAAGGTAAAATTTGAAAGTCAACCCCCAACTCAAAAAGATAAACCATCATTCAAAAACTACATACAAAATATTTTTCTAAAAACTTCCACAATGCTAAATGATTTACAAAAACCAATAGAAAAACATGAATTTAAATACATAGGACAACTATTTTCGGAATTTTTAATAGTAGAAAGCGATAATGAAGTTTACTTCATAGATCAACACGCACTTCATGAAAAAATTATATATCAAATCCTAATAAAATCAGAAAAAATTATTCAAAAACTTCTAGTACCAATTGAGTTTCAAGTAGACTGTGAAGATAAAGATAAAATACTAGCAAGCGAATTGGAAGAATATAAAAAAATAGATATTACAGTTAACAAAATAAAGGAGCAAACTTATCAACTCGAATCAATTCCCAATATCTGTAACAAGTATGAAAGTGTTATCATTCAATTTCTAAAGACAAGAAAAAGCAAAACAATTGATTCTCTAGAAGCCGACTTATATGCAACTATTGCATGTAGACAAGCCATTAAACGCAATGATACAATAAGTTCTGAATTTAGTCAATTTTTAATAAACGAATTTTTCAATCTCAAGCTAAAACATTGTCCACATGGAAGAAAAATTTACCATAAAATCTCTAAATTTGAGCTTGAAAAAAATGTTAACAGAAAATAA
- a CDS encoding tetratricopeptide repeat protein produces MNKRKNLPILIILIILLIASFGGLGYYVYKERLNKNNQEIMLNEVKNSIMDRNYKKAHSITKILKDKYPQNTDIAMLENTLSELANNSPFESKNLQRDTANQILDKIQGKEQLIPINNENSEIAFNNRYIKDTTKIENYADRKDDIGIKNEDILEFNQNTVPENLSNNTSKIVKQQESNLNSNKSIENQKNLFNLKKLKENLNKELNQTKTIQLNTPNKIIKKHKQNEDKLIEKNTDFKENKTKQIDKVNKIPPTLKPKTKIESTNTKNATKNQIIEKIERPYSYVIKKVLYEILDNINTGNPSLAKERLNELIKKGLSHKFNKVNDLIDKLKNQEAANLLIKLIKQDIEPNSTGTEKAPFNKELLKQEHPKEKISPIKDQSIDNQIKMEEEPKTYANHLRQASTDLQSLKMLASTNEEQKDFKKAEEIYEKIVSITNNAEDHYKVGIIKFKLKKYEEAIKAFGKTISLNPKHKKAYTNKGTSLILSNKPKQAIEAFKKAITIDKNYDNAYYKKGIAEEQNDDKQNAFLSFKKAYGITKNPHYALKAGIIANHIGDFKNSEKYLDKARASIKEKNDIMLYNLAIAKFENNNLNESLKTINQALVINPKKPEYLYLKASIYLTKENYNEAIPLYNAVILKNPDNITAHINLARAYEKSGNELKAIEILEKISNKNHLLALNNLGILYKNQKNYQKAIKIFQKAEALSSLEAKYNLATTFLALKDNKRAMEKLKEYIKINPNNPEALHALGTIEYNDNGSDKILKEVINKFPNYKQNKTIMKIIGK; encoded by the coding sequence ATGAATAAAAGAAAAAATTTACCCATACTAATAATTTTGATCATATTACTTATTGCTTCATTTGGGGGCCTTGGTTATTACGTATATAAAGAACGACTCAATAAAAACAATCAAGAAATAATGCTAAACGAAGTAAAAAATAGTATTATGGATAGAAATTACAAAAAAGCACACTCAATAACAAAAATTCTAAAAGACAAATATCCACAAAACACAGATATTGCAATGCTTGAGAATACTCTCTCAGAACTTGCAAATAACAGTCCTTTTGAATCAAAAAATTTACAAAGAGATACTGCCAATCAAATACTAGACAAAATACAAGGAAAAGAACAATTAATACCTATTAACAATGAAAATTCCGAAATTGCTTTTAATAATCGATATATCAAAGACACTACAAAAATAGAAAATTATGCTGATAGAAAAGATGATATTGGAATTAAAAATGAAGACATTCTAGAATTCAACCAAAATACAGTACCTGAAAACCTAAGCAACAACACAAGTAAAATAGTAAAACAACAAGAATCAAACCTAAACAGCAATAAATCTATTGAAAATCAAAAAAATCTATTTAACTTAAAAAAACTAAAAGAAAATCTCAATAAAGAATTAAATCAAACCAAAACCATTCAGTTAAACACTCCGAACAAAATCATCAAAAAACACAAACAAAACGAAGATAAACTTATAGAAAAGAATACAGACTTTAAAGAAAATAAAACAAAACAAATTGACAAAGTTAACAAAATCCCTCCTACTTTAAAACCAAAAACTAAAATAGAAAGCACAAACACAAAAAATGCTACCAAAAATCAAATAATCGAAAAAATAGAGAGACCTTATAGCTATGTAATAAAAAAAGTACTCTACGAAATATTAGATAACATTAATACTGGCAATCCCTCTCTTGCGAAAGAAAGACTTAATGAGCTTATTAAAAAAGGGTTGAGTCATAAATTCAATAAAGTTAATGACTTAATTGACAAACTAAAAAACCAAGAAGCGGCCAATCTCTTAATTAAATTAATAAAACAAGATATCGAACCAAATTCAACTGGCACAGAAAAAGCTCCTTTCAACAAGGAGCTTTTAAAACAAGAACACCCCAAAGAAAAAATTTCTCCCATAAAAGACCAGTCAATAGATAATCAAATAAAGATGGAAGAAGAACCTAAAACATATGCAAACCATCTTAGGCAAGCCTCAACAGATTTACAATCTCTTAAAATGCTAGCATCAACAAATGAGGAACAGAAAGACTTCAAAAAGGCTGAAGAAATTTATGAAAAAATTGTAAGTATTACAAATAACGCAGAAGATCACTACAAAGTTGGAATAATAAAATTTAAACTTAAAAAATATGAAGAAGCAATAAAAGCATTTGGTAAAACAATATCACTAAATCCAAAGCACAAAAAAGCATATACAAATAAAGGAACAAGCTTAATATTATCAAATAAACCAAAACAAGCAATTGAGGCTTTCAAAAAGGCAATTACAATTGACAAAAATTATGATAATGCCTACTACAAAAAAGGAATAGCAGAAGAACAAAACGATGATAAACAAAACGCTTTCTTAAGTTTCAAAAAAGCTTATGGGATTACAAAAAATCCTCATTACGCTTTAAAAGCAGGAATTATTGCAAATCATATTGGGGATTTTAAAAACAGTGAGAAATACCTAGACAAGGCAAGAGCTTCAATAAAAGAAAAAAACGATATTATGCTTTATAATCTAGCAATAGCAAAATTTGAAAATAATAATCTTAATGAATCACTAAAAACCATCAATCAAGCTCTTGTCATAAATCCAAAAAAACCCGAATATTTATATTTAAAAGCATCCATTTACCTAACTAAAGAAAATTATAATGAAGCAATACCACTCTACAACGCTGTAATTTTAAAAAACCCTGATAATATTACGGCACATATCAATTTAGCAAGAGCATATGAAAAATCAGGCAATGAACTAAAAGCAATTGAAATCCTTGAAAAAATTAGCAATAAAAATCATTTACTAGCATTAAACAATCTTGGCATACTTTATAAAAACCAAAAAAACTATCAAAAAGCAATAAAAATTTTTCAAAAAGCAGAAGCTCTCTCAAGTCTTGAAGCAAAATATAATCTTGCAACTACCTTTCTTGCTCTTAAAGATAATAAAAGGGCCATGGAAAAATTAAAAGAATATATCAAAATAAATCCAAACAACCCAGAAGCTCTACATGCATTAGGTACAATAGAATATAATGATAATGGAAGTGACAAAATACTTAAAGAAGTGATTAACAAATTTCCTAATTACAAACAAAATAAAACAATAATGAAAATAATAGGCAAATGA